The Klebsiella sp. RHBSTW-00484 genome includes a window with the following:
- the yciT gene encoding DNA-binding transcriptional regulator YciT — protein MNARQQSILQMVIDKGRMSVSDLAKMTGVSEVTIRQDLNLLEKQSYLRRTHGFAVPLDSEDVETRMMTNFSIKRELATRAAKLVSSGETVFIENGSCNALLARTLAERGDITIITVSSYIAHLLKETPGEVILLGGIYQKRSESMVGPLTRQFIQQVHFSKAFIGIDGWQAETGFTGRDMMRADVVNAVLEKGCEAIVLSDSSKFSVVHPYPLGPVERFNRIITDDNLNDAVRDRLAACGLIVDIVNHS, from the coding sequence ATGAACGCCCGACAACAAAGTATTTTGCAAATGGTCATTGATAAAGGCCGTATGAGCGTGTCCGATCTCGCGAAGATGACCGGTGTCTCTGAAGTCACTATTCGCCAGGATTTAAATTTGCTGGAAAAGCAGAGCTATCTGCGACGTACCCATGGTTTCGCTGTTCCTCTGGATAGCGAAGATGTGGAAACCCGCATGATGACCAACTTTTCTATCAAACGAGAGCTGGCTACGCGAGCCGCTAAGCTTGTCTCTTCCGGCGAGACGGTGTTTATCGAAAACGGCAGCTGCAACGCCCTGCTTGCCCGTACGCTTGCCGAGCGTGGCGATATCACCATCATCACCGTCAGTAGCTATATCGCTCACCTGCTTAAAGAGACGCCCGGAGAAGTCATTCTACTGGGGGGGATTTACCAAAAACGCAGCGAAAGTATGGTTGGTCCACTGACGCGGCAGTTCATTCAACAAGTTCACTTCAGCAAGGCCTTTATTGGTATCGATGGCTGGCAGGCTGAAACCGGGTTTACCGGCCGGGATATGATGCGCGCCGATGTCGTCAATGCGGTGCTGGAAAAAGGCTGTGAAGCGATTGTGCTAAGCGACAGCTCGAAGTTCAGCGTTGTTCACCCCTATCCGCTAGGCCCTGTAGAACGATTTAATCGCATTATTACCGACGACAACCTAAACGATGCCGTTCGCGATCGGCTGGCTGCGTGCGGGTTAATCGTCGATATCGTTAATCACTCCTAA
- the sapB gene encoding putrescine export ABC transporter permease SapB gives MIIFTLRRFLLLLITLFLLTFVGFSLSYFTPHAPLQGASLWNAWLFWFEGVLHWDFGVSSINGQLISEQLKEVFPATMELCILAFGFALLVGIPVGMLAGIMRNKWPDTLISALALMGFSIPVFWLALLLTLFFSLTLGWLPVSGRFDLLYEVKTVTGFALIDAWLSDSPWRHEMIVSAARHMVLPVLTLAVAPTTEVIRLMRISTSEVYDTNYVKAAATRGVSRRTILHRHVLHNALPPVIPRLGLQFSTMLTLAMITEMVFSWPGLGRWLINAIRQQDYAAISAGVMVIGALVIIVNVISDILGAMANPLKHKEWYALR, from the coding sequence ATGATTATTTTTACCCTGCGCCGCTTCCTGCTGCTGCTGATTACGCTCTTTCTGCTAACCTTCGTCGGCTTTAGTCTGAGCTATTTCACGCCGCACGCCCCGCTACAGGGCGCTTCGCTGTGGAACGCCTGGTTATTCTGGTTTGAAGGGGTACTGCACTGGGATTTCGGCGTCTCCAGCATCAACGGTCAACTGATCTCCGAGCAGCTCAAAGAGGTTTTCCCGGCCACCATGGAGCTGTGCATCCTCGCCTTCGGCTTCGCGCTGTTGGTCGGCATTCCCGTCGGTATGCTGGCAGGAATTATGCGTAATAAATGGCCGGACACCCTGATTAGCGCCCTGGCGCTGATGGGCTTTTCTATTCCGGTCTTCTGGCTGGCGCTGCTGCTGACCCTGTTCTTCTCCCTGACATTAGGCTGGCTCCCGGTGTCAGGGCGCTTCGACCTGCTGTATGAAGTCAAAACAGTCACCGGTTTTGCGCTGATTGACGCCTGGCTTTCTGATTCGCCGTGGCGTCATGAAATGATCGTCAGCGCTGCGCGTCATATGGTGCTGCCAGTGCTCACCCTGGCGGTGGCGCCGACTACCGAAGTGATCCGCCTGATGCGTATCAGCACCAGCGAAGTCTACGACACGAACTATGTCAAAGCCGCTGCGACTCGCGGCGTTTCACGGCGCACCATTTTACACCGTCACGTGCTGCACAACGCCCTGCCGCCAGTGATCCCGCGTCTGGGATTACAGTTTTCCACCATGCTGACGCTGGCGATGATTACCGAAATGGTCTTTAGCTGGCCGGGTCTTGGCCGCTGGCTGATCAACGCCATTCGTCAACAGGATTACGCGGCGATTTCGGCGGGGGTGATGGTCATTGGCGCGCTAGTGATCATTGTGAACGTGATATCCGATATTTTGGGTGCTATGGCTAACCCACTGAAACATAAGGAATGGTATGCCCTACGATAG
- the pyrF gene encoding orotidine-5'-phosphate decarboxylase, protein MTSTATSSSRVVTSSPIVVALDYDNRDKALAFVDRIDPRDCRLKVGKEMFTLLGPQFVRCLHQRGFEVFLDLKFHDIPNTTARAVAAAAELGVWMVNVHASGGARMMTAAREALLPFGNDAPLLIAVTVLTSMEASDLQDLGITLSPADYAAKLAALTQNCGLDGVVCSAQEAVRFKQELGQAFKLVTPGIRPQGSDAGDQRRIMTPEQALAAGVDYMVIGRPVTQSADPAATLSSINASLNKGA, encoded by the coding sequence ATGACGTCTACTGCTACATCTTCTTCCCGCGTTGTCACATCCTCTCCCATTGTTGTTGCTCTCGATTATGATAACCGTGATAAAGCGCTGGCATTTGTCGACCGCATCGACCCACGCGACTGCCGCCTGAAGGTTGGCAAAGAGATGTTTACTCTGCTGGGGCCGCAGTTTGTCCGCTGTCTGCACCAGCGTGGTTTTGAGGTTTTCCTCGACCTGAAATTTCACGATATTCCAAATACCACGGCTCGGGCGGTCGCTGCTGCGGCAGAACTCGGCGTCTGGATGGTCAACGTTCATGCCTCCGGCGGCGCTCGCATGATGACCGCCGCACGTGAAGCCTTGCTACCATTTGGTAATGATGCGCCGCTGCTGATCGCGGTGACCGTATTAACCAGTATGGAAGCCAGCGACCTACAGGATCTGGGCATTACGCTTTCCCCGGCCGATTATGCCGCGAAGCTGGCGGCGCTGACCCAGAACTGTGGTCTGGATGGCGTTGTTTGTTCAGCGCAGGAAGCGGTGCGCTTCAAACAGGAACTAGGTCAGGCATTTAAGCTGGTGACGCCAGGCATTCGTCCGCAAGGCAGCGATGCAGGCGATCAGCGGAGGATCATGACGCCGGAACAGGCGCTGGCCGCTGGTGTTGATTATATGGTCATTGGTCGCCCGGTGACTCAGTCTGCCGATCCGGCCGCCACCCTAAGCAGTATTAATGCATCATTGAACAAGGGGGCGTGA
- a CDS encoding exoribonuclease II: MFQDNPLLAQLKQQLHSQTPRVEGVVKGTEKGFGFLEVDSQKSYFIPPPQMKKVMHGDRIIAVVNTEKERESAEPEELVEPFLTRFVGKVHKKDDRLSIVPDHPLLKDAIPCRAARGVEHDFKEGDWAVAEMRRHPLKGDRGFYAELTQFITYGDDHFVPWWVTLARHNLEKEAPDGVATEMLDEGLERRDLTALTFVTIDSASTEDMDDALYAELAADGKLHLTVAIADPTAWIAEGSKLDNAAKIRAFTNYLPGFNIPMLPRELSDDLCSLRANEVRPVLACRMILADDGTIEDNIEFFTATIMSKAKLAYDDVSDWLENNGSWQPESDAIAQQIKLLQDVCLRRSEWRKTHALVFKDRPDYRFVLGEKGEVLDIVAEPRRIANRIVEESMIAANICAARVLRDKLGFGVYNVHTGFDPANTEQLAALLKTHDVHVDPVEVLTLEGFCKLRRELDAQPSGFLDSRIRRFQSFAEISTEPGPHFGLGLEAYATWTSPIRKYGDMINHRLLKAVIKGETIARPQDDVAVQMADRRRLNRMAERDVGDWLYARYLSPKAGTDTRFAAEIIDVSRGGMRVRLVDNGAVAFIPAPFLHAVRDELVCSQENGTVQIKGEVVYKVTDVIDVTIAEVRMETRSVIARPAA; encoded by the coding sequence ATGTTTCAGGACAACCCGCTGCTAGCGCAGCTTAAACAGCAACTGCATTCCCAGACTCCGCGCGTTGAAGGGGTCGTTAAGGGGACGGAAAAAGGCTTTGGCTTCCTGGAAGTCGACTCGCAGAAAAGCTATTTCATTCCGCCGCCGCAAATGAAAAAAGTGATGCACGGCGACCGTATTATTGCCGTGGTCAATACTGAAAAAGAACGCGAAAGCGCTGAGCCGGAAGAGCTGGTTGAGCCTTTTCTGACGCGTTTTGTCGGTAAAGTTCATAAGAAAGATGACCGTCTTTCCATCGTTCCTGATCATCCGCTGCTGAAAGACGCCATTCCCTGCCGTGCCGCTCGCGGCGTTGAGCATGATTTTAAAGAGGGTGACTGGGCCGTTGCTGAAATGCGCCGTCATCCACTGAAAGGCGATCGCGGCTTCTATGCCGAGCTGACCCAGTTCATCACCTATGGCGATGACCATTTTGTACCGTGGTGGGTTACCCTCGCGCGCCACAATCTGGAAAAAGAAGCGCCGGATGGCGTAGCAACTGAAATGCTCGACGAAGGTCTGGAGCGCCGCGACCTAACGGCTCTGACTTTTGTGACCATCGACAGCGCCAGCACCGAAGATATGGACGATGCCCTGTACGCAGAGCTTGCCGCGGACGGTAAACTGCACCTGACCGTCGCTATCGCCGATCCGACCGCCTGGATTGCTGAAGGCAGCAAGCTGGACAACGCGGCGAAAATTCGTGCCTTTACCAACTATCTGCCGGGGTTCAATATCCCAATGCTGCCGCGCGAGCTGTCTGACGACCTGTGTTCCCTGCGCGCCAACGAAGTTCGTCCGGTTCTGGCCTGCCGTATGATTCTGGCCGATGACGGTACCATTGAAGACAATATCGAATTCTTCACTGCCACCATCATGTCCAAAGCGAAACTGGCTTACGATGATGTTTCCGACTGGCTGGAAAATAACGGCAGCTGGCAGCCAGAGAGCGATGCCATCGCGCAGCAAATCAAACTGCTGCAGGATGTCTGCCTACGCCGTAGCGAATGGCGTAAAACCCACGCGCTGGTGTTTAAAGACCGCCCGGACTACCGCTTTGTGCTGGGTGAGAAAGGTGAAGTGCTGGATATCGTTGCCGAACCACGTCGTATCGCCAACCGCATTGTTGAAGAGTCGATGATTGCCGCCAATATCTGCGCTGCCCGCGTGCTGCGCGATAAACTCGGTTTCGGCGTCTATAACGTCCATACCGGTTTTGATCCGGCAAACACCGAGCAACTGGCTGCGCTGCTGAAGACGCACGATGTGCACGTTGACCCGGTGGAAGTACTGACGCTCGAAGGCTTCTGCAAGCTGCGTCGCGAGCTGGACGCACAGCCGTCTGGCTTCCTCGACAGCCGCATTCGTCGCTTCCAGTCGTTCGCGGAAATTAGCACCGAGCCGGGACCTCATTTCGGTCTGGGCCTCGAAGCTTACGCGACCTGGACCTCTCCGATCCGTAAGTACGGCGACATGATCAACCATCGTCTGCTGAAAGCGGTTATCAAAGGGGAAACCATTGCGCGTCCACAGGATGACGTTGCGGTACAGATGGCGGACCGCCGTCGTCTTAACCGCATGGCAGAGCGCGATGTCGGAGACTGGCTATACGCCCGTTATCTGAGCCCAAAAGCCGGAACCGATACGCGTTTTGCAGCTGAAATCATTGATGTCAGCCGCGGTGGAATGCGCGTGCGTCTGGTCGATAACGGTGCTGTCGCCTTTATCCCTGCTCCCTTCCTGCACGCCGTTCGCGATGAACTGGTTTGCAGCCAGGAAAATGGTACCGTGCAGATTAAAGGTGAAGTCGTCTACAAAGTGACCGACGTAATCGACGTCACGATTGCCGAAGTTCGCATGGAAACCCGCAGCGTGATTGCGCGTCCTGCCGCCTGA
- the sapC gene encoding putrescine export ABC transporter permease SapC, giving the protein MPYDSVYLEKRPPGALRTVWRKFYGDTTAMVGLYGCAALVLLCVFGSWFAPYGIDQQFLGYQLLPPSWSRYGEVSFFLGTDDLGRDVLSRLLSGAAPTVGGAFVVTLGATLLGLVLGVIAGSTHGLRSAIMNHILDTLLSIPSLLLAIIVVAFAGPHLSHAMFAVWLALLPRMVRSVYSMVHDELEKEYVIAARLDGASTLNILWFAVLPNITSGLVTEITRALSMAILDIAALGFLDLGAQLPSPEWGAMLGDALELIYVAPWTVMLPGAAIMLSVLLVNLLGDGIRRAIIAGVE; this is encoded by the coding sequence ATGCCCTACGATAGCGTTTATCTGGAGAAGCGCCCGCCCGGCGCGCTGCGCACCGTATGGCGAAAATTTTATGGCGATACCACCGCGATGGTGGGTCTGTACGGCTGCGCGGCGTTAGTGCTGTTATGCGTTTTCGGCAGTTGGTTCGCCCCGTACGGCATCGACCAGCAGTTTCTCGGCTATCAGCTCTTGCCGCCGTCGTGGTCGCGCTACGGAGAAGTTTCGTTCTTCCTCGGCACAGACGATCTCGGTCGCGACGTCCTTAGCCGCTTGTTGAGCGGCGCGGCGCCAACGGTGGGCGGCGCGTTTGTGGTGACCCTTGGCGCAACCCTGCTGGGTCTGGTGCTTGGCGTGATTGCTGGCTCTACCCATGGTCTGCGCTCGGCCATCATGAACCATATCCTCGACACTCTGCTGTCGATCCCATCCCTGCTGTTGGCGATTATCGTCGTCGCCTTTGCCGGGCCGCACCTCAGCCACGCCATGTTCGCCGTCTGGCTGGCGCTGCTGCCGCGTATGGTACGTTCGGTTTACAGTATGGTGCATGACGAGCTGGAAAAAGAGTACGTCATCGCCGCCCGCCTCGACGGCGCGTCGACGCTAAACATTTTATGGTTTGCGGTGCTGCCGAATATTACCTCCGGCCTGGTCACTGAGATTACCCGCGCGCTGTCGATGGCCATTCTGGATATCGCTGCGCTGGGCTTCCTCGACCTCGGCGCTCAGCTCCCCTCTCCGGAATGGGGAGCAATGCTCGGCGACGCGCTGGAGCTGATTTACGTCGCGCCGTGGACGGTGATGCTTCCGGGGGCGGCAATCATGCTAAGCGTCCTGCTGGTTAACCTGCTGGGCGATGGGATCCGCCGCGCAATCATCGCCGGGGTGGAATAA
- the sapF gene encoding putrescine export ABC transporter ATP-binding protein SapF, whose translation MVETLLEVRNLSKTFRYRTGWFHRQTVDAVKPLSFTLRERQTLAIIGENGSGKSTLAKMLAGMVEPSTGELLIDDHQLEFGDYSYRSQQIRMIFQDPSTSLNPRQRISQILDFPLRLNTDLEPEARQKQIIETLRMVGLLPDHVSYYPHMLAPGQKQRLGLARALILRPKVIICDEALASLDMSMRSQLINLMLELQEKQGISYIYVTQHLGMMKHISDQVLVMHQGEVVERGSTADVLASPLHDLTKRLIAGHFGEALTADAWRKDGK comes from the coding sequence ATGGTCGAAACATTGCTTGAAGTGCGCAATCTGAGTAAGACCTTTCGCTACCGTACCGGCTGGTTTCATCGACAAACCGTGGACGCGGTCAAGCCGCTGAGCTTTACCCTGCGTGAACGCCAAACCCTGGCAATTATTGGCGAGAACGGCTCAGGGAAATCGACGCTGGCGAAAATGCTTGCCGGAATGGTCGAGCCCAGCACCGGCGAACTGCTGATTGATGACCATCAACTGGAATTCGGCGATTACTCTTATCGTAGCCAACAGATTCGCATGATCTTTCAGGACCCGTCGACTTCACTCAACCCACGGCAGCGAATTTCTCAAATTCTCGATTTTCCGCTGCGTCTGAATACTGACCTCGAGCCTGAAGCACGACAAAAACAGATTATCGAAACGCTCCGTATGGTCGGGTTGCTGCCGGACCATGTGAGTTACTATCCGCATATGCTGGCGCCAGGGCAAAAACAGCGCCTCGGTCTGGCCCGCGCGCTAATTCTGCGCCCGAAGGTGATTATTTGCGATGAGGCACTGGCGTCGCTGGATATGTCGATGCGTTCACAGTTAATCAATCTAATGCTGGAGTTACAGGAAAAACAGGGTATCTCCTATATCTACGTCACCCAGCATCTGGGGATGATGAAACATATCAGCGATCAGGTTTTAGTGATGCATCAGGGGGAAGTGGTCGAACGTGGCAGCACCGCAGATGTACTGGCCTCGCCGCTGCATGACCTGACCAAACGTCTTATCGCCGGGCATTTTGGCGAGGCGCTAACTGCCGACGCCTGGCGTAAAGACGGCAAATAA
- a CDS encoding HutD/Ves family protein produces MIIPVQFSSLPVTPWKNGGGETREIVSLPSPDAPFIWRASIATLSNDGPFSLFPEVDRVITLLEGQPLWLHGDNIAQRLELWQPWAFAGEWPLVSEGISGRGLDFNIMTQRSRAAAQVTVVAAQQQPGAEGIAWVLQGRWQLAGKTCTAGSGIWWHGESPGELLPQSADARLLLAEIERR; encoded by the coding sequence ATGATTATTCCGGTTCAGTTTTCCTCTTTACCCGTGACGCCGTGGAAAAACGGCGGCGGCGAAACTCGCGAAATTGTCAGTCTCCCCTCACCTGATGCGCCTTTTATCTGGCGCGCCAGTATTGCCACCCTGAGTAATGATGGGCCGTTTTCCCTCTTTCCTGAGGTTGACCGGGTGATTACCCTTCTTGAAGGGCAGCCGCTGTGGCTGCATGGCGACAACATCGCGCAGCGCCTTGAATTATGGCAACCGTGGGCTTTTGCCGGAGAATGGCCCCTCGTCAGCGAGGGCATTTCCGGACGCGGCCTCGATTTCAATATCATGACCCAGCGCTCGCGCGCCGCCGCTCAGGTCACGGTAGTCGCAGCGCAACAGCAGCCCGGCGCGGAAGGTATCGCCTGGGTGCTGCAAGGTCGCTGGCAGCTGGCTGGCAAGACCTGTACAGCCGGTTCAGGGATCTGGTGGCACGGTGAGTCGCCGGGAGAGCTGCTCCCGCAATCTGCGGATGCCCGGCTTTTACTGGCCGAGATTGAACGCCGCTAA
- a CDS encoding carboxymuconolactone decarboxylase family protein has translation MEQRRVNGKNHWYHETQSTICPVDVLPLVPEAAHVEDRFLLDLTLPEDLFQAHARWIAPARQLADALFPTSVIVSRLQTFNAYDRLSTALTVAQVYGVQRLCNHYAARLAPLPGPDSSRESNRRLAQITQYARQLASSPSVINALSRSQLDEVGLTNRDIILINQIIGFVGFQARAIAALQAALGYPVRWIPGMPQQEDAPEEPFTALNVEWQPDLDDSDLRYASDERQSLLADWQKHPGLFELASLLATQEPPLDVLEQILSHLSDAQQFVSQVALITARINGSTSCFNAWVARCPDLPDLIEALRGHEADAQAWGQQHPQERVILQAVQLLTRAPDRFSAAQLTPLIEYGLSRTSAIDLLAWCGLCGWMNRLKIALGNVCQQT, from the coding sequence ATGGAGCAACGCCGCGTTAACGGCAAAAACCACTGGTATCATGAGACCCAGTCAACAATCTGCCCAGTGGATGTATTGCCGCTCGTCCCTGAAGCCGCCCATGTCGAAGATCGCTTTCTACTCGACCTGACTCTGCCCGAAGATCTTTTCCAGGCGCATGCGCGTTGGATAGCACCTGCCCGTCAGTTGGCCGATGCCCTCTTCCCGACCTCAGTTATTGTTAGTCGCTTGCAAACATTTAATGCCTATGACCGGCTAAGTACCGCGCTGACCGTGGCACAGGTTTACGGTGTACAGCGCCTGTGCAACCACTATGCCGCCCGCCTGGCACCGCTTCCCGGCCCGGACTCTTCGCGAGAGAGCAACCGTCGTCTGGCACAGATCACACAATATGCGCGCCAGCTTGCCAGTTCGCCGTCGGTCATTAATGCGCTGTCTCGCAGCCAACTGGATGAAGTGGGCTTGACCAACCGCGATATTATTCTGATCAATCAAATTATAGGTTTTGTCGGCTTTCAGGCCCGCGCTATCGCCGCGTTGCAGGCGGCGCTGGGATATCCGGTGCGCTGGATCCCCGGCATGCCGCAGCAGGAAGATGCACCAGAAGAGCCGTTTACCGCGCTTAACGTTGAGTGGCAGCCAGATCTCGACGATTCAGATTTACGCTATGCCAGTGATGAGCGTCAATCGCTGTTAGCTGACTGGCAGAAACATCCGGGTTTGTTCGAACTGGCATCGCTGCTGGCAACCCAAGAGCCGCCGCTTGATGTGCTGGAACAAATCCTGTCGCATCTCAGCGATGCGCAACAGTTTGTCAGTCAGGTGGCACTGATAACCGCACGCATTAACGGTAGCACCAGCTGTTTTAACGCCTGGGTCGCACGATGTCCGGATTTGCCAGACCTTATTGAGGCTTTGCGTGGCCATGAGGCAGACGCTCAGGCATGGGGGCAGCAACATCCCCAGGAGCGCGTCATTTTACAGGCCGTCCAGCTTTTGACCCGAGCCCCAGACCGCTTCAGCGCCGCCCAGTTAACTCCCCTTATTGAATACGGACTCTCTCGCACTTCGGCTATCGACCTTCTTGCCTGGTGCGGGCTGTGCGGTTGGATGAATCGACTGAAAATCGCCCTCGGGAATGTGTGTCAGCAGACGTAA
- the fabI gene encoding enoyl-ACP reductase FabI translates to MGFLSGKRILLTGLASKLSIAYGIAQAMHREGAELAFTYQNEKLKGRVEEFAAALGSNIVLPCDVAEDESIESLFTELEKVWPKFDGFVHSIGFAPADQLDGDYVNAVTREGFKIAHDISAYSFVAMAKACRGMLNPGSALLTLSYLGAERAIPNYNVMGLAKASLEANVRYMANAMGPEGVRVNAISAGPIRTLAASGIKDFRKMLAHCEAVTPIRRTVTTEDVGNSAAFLCSDLSAGISGEVVHVDGGFSIAAMNELELK, encoded by the coding sequence ATGGGTTTTCTTTCCGGTAAGCGCATTCTGTTGACTGGCCTTGCCAGCAAACTGTCCATCGCCTACGGTATTGCGCAAGCAATGCACCGTGAAGGGGCTGAACTGGCGTTCACCTATCAGAACGAAAAACTGAAAGGTCGTGTGGAAGAATTTGCTGCGGCACTGGGTTCCAACATCGTACTGCCGTGCGACGTGGCTGAAGATGAGAGCATTGAATCTCTGTTCACCGAGCTGGAAAAAGTATGGCCGAAGTTCGACGGTTTCGTGCACTCCATCGGCTTCGCTCCGGCGGATCAGTTGGACGGCGATTATGTTAACGCGGTCACTCGTGAAGGCTTCAAAATCGCCCACGATATCAGCGCCTACAGTTTTGTGGCGATGGCTAAAGCCTGCCGCGGCATGCTGAACCCAGGCTCCGCCCTGCTGACGCTGTCCTACCTGGGCGCAGAGCGCGCGATCCCGAACTACAACGTAATGGGTCTGGCGAAAGCGTCCCTCGAAGCTAACGTTCGTTATATGGCGAACGCTATGGGTCCGGAAGGCGTTCGCGTTAACGCCATCTCAGCTGGTCCTATCCGTACTCTGGCGGCATCTGGTATTAAAGATTTCCGTAAGATGCTGGCGCACTGCGAAGCGGTCACCCCGATCCGTCGCACCGTCACCACTGAAGACGTGGGTAACAGCGCAGCATTCCTGTGCTCCGACCTGTCTGCGGGCATCTCCGGTGAAGTCGTTCACGTTGACGGTGGTTTCAGCATCGCTGCAATGAACGAGCTGGAACTGAAATAA
- the osmB gene encoding osmotically-inducible lipoprotein OsmB: protein MTSMNKKMAAAVLAITVAMSLSACSNWSKRDRNTAIGAGAGAIGGAVLTDGSTLGTLGGAAVGGIIGHQVGK from the coding sequence ATGACTTCAATGAACAAAAAAATGGCCGCTGCGGTCCTGGCAATAACAGTTGCAATGTCTCTGAGCGCTTGTTCTAACTGGTCTAAACGCGATCGTAACACCGCTATCGGTGCGGGTGCCGGTGCAATCGGTGGTGCAGTGTTAACTGACGGTAGCACCCTGGGTACGCTGGGCGGCGCGGCAGTCGGCGGTATTATTGGCCACCAGGTTGGTAAATAA
- the sapD gene encoding putrescine export ABC transporter ATP-binding protein SapD gives MPLLDIRNLTIEFKTNEGWVKAVDRVSLTLAEGEIRGLVGESGSGKSLIAKAICGVTKDNWRVTADRMRFDDIDLLRLSNRERRKLVGHNVSMIFQEPQSCLDPSERIGQQLKQNIPGWTFKGRWWQRLGWRKRRVIELLHRVGIKDHKDAMRSFPYELTDGECQKVMIAIALANQPRLLIADEPTNAMEPTTQAQIIRLLTRLNQNNNTTILLISHDMQMLSKWADKINVMYCGQTVESAPSEELVTIPHHPYTQALIRAIPDFGSALPHKSRLNTMPGAIPLLEQLPIGCRLGPRCPYAQRECIETPRLVGVRNHLYACHFPLNMEKE, from the coding sequence ATGCCGTTACTTGATATCCGTAATTTAACCATCGAGTTCAAGACCAACGAAGGCTGGGTCAAAGCCGTCGATCGCGTCAGTTTGACCCTCGCTGAGGGCGAAATCCGCGGTCTGGTCGGAGAATCTGGGTCGGGAAAAAGCTTAATCGCCAAAGCGATTTGCGGCGTCACAAAAGATAACTGGCGGGTGACCGCTGACCGTATGCGCTTCGATGATATCGACCTGCTGCGCCTCTCGAACCGAGAGCGCCGCAAGCTGGTGGGCCACAACGTATCGATGATTTTTCAGGAGCCGCAATCCTGTCTTGATCCTTCTGAACGTATCGGCCAACAACTGAAGCAAAACATCCCCGGCTGGACCTTTAAAGGTCGCTGGTGGCAGCGCCTGGGCTGGCGTAAACGTCGCGTCATCGAGCTGTTACACCGCGTAGGGATTAAAGATCATAAAGACGCCATGCGCAGCTTTCCCTACGAACTCACTGACGGTGAGTGCCAGAAGGTGATGATTGCTATCGCGCTGGCAAACCAGCCGCGGTTGCTGATCGCCGATGAGCCAACCAACGCCATGGAACCGACGACCCAGGCGCAAATCATCCGCCTGCTGACGCGGCTCAATCAGAACAACAACACCACCATTTTGCTGATCAGCCATGATATGCAGATGCTGAGTAAATGGGCGGACAAAATTAACGTCATGTACTGCGGGCAGACGGTAGAGAGCGCTCCCAGCGAAGAGCTGGTGACCATCCCTCATCACCCGTATACCCAGGCGCTGATTCGCGCAATCCCGGATTTCGGTAGCGCCTTGCCGCATAAGAGCAGGCTCAACACCATGCCGGGGGCGATCCCATTGCTTGAACAATTACCGATAGGCTGCCGCCTCGGCCCGCGTTGCCCCTATGCCCAGCGTGAATGCATCGAAACGCCCCGGCTGGTGGGCGTGCGTAACCATCTCTACGCCTGTCATTTCCCGCTGAACATGGAGAAAGAGTGA
- the yciH gene encoding stress response translation initiation inhibitor YciH: MSDSNSRLVYSTDSGRIDEPKQVQERAKGDGIVRIQRQTSGRKGKGVCLITGIDENDEALAKLAAELKKKCGCGGSVKDGVIEIQGDKRDLLKSLLEAKGMKVKLAGG; encoded by the coding sequence ATGAGCGATTCCAACAGTCGTCTGGTGTATTCGACGGACAGCGGGCGTATCGATGAGCCCAAACAGGTACAAGAGCGTGCGAAAGGTGATGGCATTGTGCGCATTCAGCGCCAGACCAGCGGTCGCAAAGGCAAAGGTGTGTGCTTGATTACAGGTATCGATGAAAACGACGAGGCGCTGGCTAAGTTGGCTGCTGAACTGAAAAAGAAATGTGGCTGCGGCGGTTCAGTGAAGGATGGCGTGATTGAGATTCAGGGCGATAAGCGTGATTTACTCAAATCGCTTCTGGAAGCGAAAGGTATGAAGGTTAAGCTTGCTGGCGGTTAA
- a CDS encoding YciZ family protein yields the protein MPDLNARLLAQRIDTVLDILVAGDYHSAIHNLEILKAELQALSSDEQEAKPGQTKAPWEI from the coding sequence ATGCCAGATCTGAATGCCCGCCTGCTCGCCCAACGTATTGATACCGTGCTGGATATCCTGGTTGCCGGAGATTATCACTCCGCCATTCATAACCTGGAAATTCTAAAAGCTGAACTGCAGGCGCTTTCTAGTGACGAACAGGAAGCCAAACCCGGCCAAACTAAAGCGCCGTGGGAAATCTAA